TAGGAATAGTATTATTGTATCAGGAATAGATGTTCTGATTAATAAATGGTATTAGAGCCATTGTAACAGCATAGAATACCAAATCCTCTCTTCTAATCCTACCCTTCGACAAAATACTTATAAATCCCCCCTTCTCCCCTATATTCTTAGTATGGAAATAGCTATCAACAACCTCTTCAAGTTCTCTATATTCTCCAGCCAGGATCTTTTCAACAAATGTCTTAGGAACCATAAACATTGGTGAAAATCCATAGAATCCTATACCATTTCTATCAATAACAAAGGCTATTTGAACA
Above is a genomic segment from Ignisphaera aggregans DSM 17230 containing:
- a CDS encoding protein of unknown function DUF84 (COGs: COG1986 conserved hypothetical protein~InterPro IPR002786~KEGG: dka:DKAM_0116 protein of unknown function DUF84~PFAM: protein of unknown function DUF84~SPTR: B8D2S4 Putative uncharacterized protein~PFAM: Protein of unknown function DUF84~TIGRFAM: conserved hypothetical protein TIGR00258), producing the protein MEVCVGSTNPTKLKGVKNAFSMFYNNVNIKGYNVQTGIPPQPIGLEQIIEGARRRAISSLAIGERCDFGVGVEAGFIPIEDKFFDVQIAFVIDRNGIGFYGFSPMFMVPKTFVEKILAGEYRELEEVVDSYFHTKNIGEKGGFISILSKGRIRREDLVFYAVTMALIPFINQNIYS